The following are encoded together in the Osmia lignaria lignaria isolate PbOS001 chromosome 13, iyOsmLign1, whole genome shotgun sequence genome:
- the LOC117601815 gene encoding uncharacterized protein LOC117601815 isoform X1: MRTEIHVSPVIKIATVILVLLNVDVSFQQWYQRPLPTNGNYESPDDQFSIVDSNDNPRDRLNWFNRKYSSRTTQYPGSNTKKNENDAMQNDNIIFPDQYVQAPKNRFGTISPCRGETFCEDDTDYPTDVVNRIIENHQELQSYQIDDTSEFIRGKSSDPQTLQLCPSIVSLLQRKYFYQKYCHFSFKFVACYLVETQLSKEREIDNR, translated from the exons ATGAGGACCGAAATACATGTGTCACCTGTAATTAAGATTGCAACTGTGATATTG gTTCTCCTTAATGTCGACGTTTCCTTTCAACAATGGTATCAGCGTCCTCTTCCAACCAATGGTAACTACGAAAGTCCCGATGATCAATTTTCGATTGTTGACAGCAATGATAACCCGAGGGACCGGTTAAATTGGTTCAATCGAAAATATTCAAGCAGAACAACACAGTATCCTGGCagtaatacaaagaaaaatg AAAATGACGCGATGCAGAACGACAATATTATCTTCCCGGATCAATATGTACAAGCACCTAAAAATCGCTTTGGAACAATATCCCCTTGCCGTGGGGAAACGTTTTGCGAAGACGATACGGATTATCCCACGGATGTCGTGAACAGAATAATCGAAAATCATCAAGAACTTCAAAGTTACCAAATCGATGACACA TCCGAGTTTATTCGTGGAAAGTCAAGCGATCCTCAAACACTACAACTATGTCCCTCTATCGTAAGTTTGCTTCaacgtaaatatttttatcaaaaatattgtcacttttcttttaaatttgttGCATGCTATTTAGTCGAAACCCAATTATCCAAAGAAAGGGAAATCGACAACAGGTGA
- the LOC117601815 gene encoding uncharacterized protein LOC117601815 isoform X2, giving the protein MRTEIHVSPVIKIATVILVLLNVDVSFQQWYQRPLPTNGNYESPDDQFSIVDSNDNPRDRLNWFNRKYSSRTTQYPGKNDAMQNDNIIFPDQYVQAPKNRFGTISPCRGETFCEDDTDYPTDVVNRIIENHQELQSYQIDDTSEFIRGKSSDPQTLQLCPSIVSLLQRKYFYQKYCHFSFKFVACYLVETQLSKEREIDNR; this is encoded by the exons ATGAGGACCGAAATACATGTGTCACCTGTAATTAAGATTGCAACTGTGATATTG gTTCTCCTTAATGTCGACGTTTCCTTTCAACAATGGTATCAGCGTCCTCTTCCAACCAATGGTAACTACGAAAGTCCCGATGATCAATTTTCGATTGTTGACAGCAATGATAACCCGAGGGACCGGTTAAATTGGTTCAATCGAAAATATTCAAGCAGAACAACACAGTATCCTGGCa AAAATGACGCGATGCAGAACGACAATATTATCTTCCCGGATCAATATGTACAAGCACCTAAAAATCGCTTTGGAACAATATCCCCTTGCCGTGGGGAAACGTTTTGCGAAGACGATACGGATTATCCCACGGATGTCGTGAACAGAATAATCGAAAATCATCAAGAACTTCAAAGTTACCAAATCGATGACACA TCCGAGTTTATTCGTGGAAAGTCAAGCGATCCTCAAACACTACAACTATGTCCCTCTATCGTAAGTTTGCTTCaacgtaaatatttttatcaaaaatattgtcacttttcttttaaatttgttGCATGCTATTTAGTCGAAACCCAATTATCCAAAGAAAGGGAAATCGACAACAGGTGA